One genomic window of Hippocampus zosterae strain Florida chromosome 12, ASM2543408v3, whole genome shotgun sequence includes the following:
- the LOC127612098 gene encoding uncharacterized protein LOC127612098 — MIDFVVVSSDLRPHVLDTRVKRGAELSTDHHLVVSRLRWWGKMPVRPGRPKRIVRVCWERLPESPVRRSFNSHLRQSFSHVLGEAGDIEPEWTMFRASIVEAANLSCGRKVVGACRGGNPRTRWWTPAVRDAVKLKKESYRAFMACGSPEAADGYRLAKRNAASVVAEAKTRAWEEFGEAMEADFRTASRKFWSTIRRLRRGKQCTTNTVSSGDGALLTSTRDVVNRSTSKTSSTPPTRLPSRKQSLGTLRWALLSLWLKSLMWLTSSSVARPQGWMRSARSSSRLWMLWGCPG, encoded by the coding sequence atgatcgactttgtagttgtatcatcggatttgcggccgcatgttctggacactcgggtgaagagaggggcggagctgtcaactgatcaccacctggtggtgagtaggctccgatggtgggggaagatgccagtccgtcctggcagacccaaacgtatcgtgagggtttgttgggagcgtctgccggaatcccctgtcagaaggagtttcaactcccacctccgacagagcttttcccatgttctgggggaggcgggggacattgagcccgagtggaccatgttccgcgcctctattgttgaggcggccaatctgagttgtggccgtaaggtggttggtgcctgtcgtggcggcaatccccgtactcgctggtggacaccagcagtaagggatgccgtcaagctgaagaaggagtcctatcgagcctttatggcctgtgggtccccagaggcagctgacgggtatcgactggccaagcggaacgcagcttcggtggtcgcagaggcaaaaacccgagcgtgggaagagttcggtgaggccatggaagccgacttccggacggcttcgaggaaattctggtccaccatccgacgtctcaggagggggaagcagtgcaccactaacactgtgtccAGTGgtgatggggcgctgctgacttcgactcgggacgttgtgaaccggagtacttcgaagacctcctcaactccaccaacacgccttccttccaggaagcagagcctggggactctgaggtgggctctcctatctctgtggttgaaatcactgatgtggttaacaagctcctcagtggcaaggccccagggatggatgagatccgcccggagttcctcaaggctctggatgttgtggggctgtcctggttga